One window of the Nicotiana tabacum cultivar K326 chromosome 4, ASM71507v2, whole genome shotgun sequence genome contains the following:
- the LOC142180093 gene encoding uncharacterized protein LOC142180093 — MGLNMAINLNVYELLVIGDSDLLIRQAHGDWETRDIKLIPYRQFVEDLSKRFKSIEFRYIPRFHNELVDALATLPSMLPYPGNTHIDPLEIQIRDQHGYCNTIEAEPDGEPWYRDIKQFFKTREYPEHANRDQKRTIRRLSNGFFLSGEILYKRTPDLNLLRCVDAKEAEMTMNEVHSGVCGPHMNGYVLAKKILRAEYYWLTMERDCFRFVRKCHQCQIHSDLIHSPPS, encoded by the coding sequence atgggtcTGAACATGGCAATAAACCTAAATGTGTATGAACTGTTGGTGATaggagattcagatttgcttattcGGCAAGCTCATGGTgattgggagactcgagacatcaagctcatTCCATATAGACAATTTGTGGAGGATCTTAGCAAAAGGTTCAAgtccatcgagttcaggtacattcccaggtttcatAATGAATTAGTTGATGCCTTGGCCACCCTACCCTCAATGCTTCCATATCCGGGTAATACTCACATTGACCCATTAGAAATTCAAATTCGGGATCaacatggttattgcaatacaattgaagcagaaccagatggtgaaccatggtatcgtGATATTAAACAGTTTTTCAAAACAAGAGAATATCCGGAACATGCTaatagggatcaaaagagaactattaggcgactctctaatggtttctttttgagtggggaaatcctatacaaaagaactccagatttgaatttgttgagatgtgtGGATGCCAAAGAAGCTGAAATGACTATGAATGAGGTGCATTCGGGAGtttgtggtccgcacatgaatggatatgttctagcaaagaaaatccttcgggcagaatattattggcttactatggaacgagattgctttcgttttgttcgcaagtgccaCCAGTGTCAGATTCACAGTGATTTGATTCACTCGCCTCCTTCATAG
- the LOC142180094 gene encoding uncharacterized protein LOC142180094, whose translation MNQLEKMAERFFEVNRITFSDDDLPEEGAGHNRALHIMVKCEGHYIKGVMINGGSSVYVCLFYTLQQLNIDTNRIRTSNVSIRAFDGSRRDTIGEIELTMTISPVDFNIVFQVLDIETSYNFLFGRPWIHMARAIPSSLHQMVKFEYDRQEIVVHGEDDSSIYKDPSIPCIEAKEGCESVIYQAFEVIEVDQVEEGKPILHPRLSATSMMVASLMLRNGYEPGKGLGSSLQGIVNPIAPFSKKDTFGLGFNPTPADRAKSRKENGWNLSKPIPHIAYSFIKPQFEEVQNPSTQDDIDEVCQGLKEMFYEINMVQVGEGPSHASVQLIVSRRGIELDHSKIKTIRELPSPKNKTEVMSLLGRLNNISRFITQLTTTCEPIFKLLKKNAAIKWTDKYQEAFDKIKEYLSNPPILVPPEPGRPLFLYLSVMDSSFGCVLGQHDATGKRE comes from the exons ATGAATCAGCTAGAAAAAATGGCTGAAAGATTCTTTGAAGTAAATAGAATTACTTTCAGTGATGATGATTTGCCTGAGGAAGGGGCTGGGCACAATAGAGCTTTGCATATTATGGTCAAATGTGAAGGGCACTACATAAAAGGAGTCATGATTAACGGAGGCTCAAGTGTATATGTATGCCTTTTTTATACTCTACAACAGCTGaacattgacactaacagaattcgAACCAGTAATGTCAGCATCAGAGCTTTTGATGGTTCAAGAAGagacactattggggaaatcgaaCTCACCATGACAATCAGCCCGGTTGATTTTAACATTGTCTTTCAAGTGTTAGATATAGAAACTTCCTATAATTTTCTttttggaaggccgtggatccatatGGCCAGAGCTATACCATCGTCcctacatcaaatggtcaaatttgagtATGACAGGCAAGAAATTGTTGTTCATGGGGAGGACGACTCATCCATCTATAAAGACCCGTCCATTCCATGTATcgaggccaaggaaggatgtgaATCCGTCATATATCAAGCATTTGAGGTGATTGAGGTAGACCAAGTGGAAGAAGGAAAACCAATTCTGCATCCCCGTCTTTCAGCCACCTCTATGATGGTAGCTTCGCTGATGTTGAGAAACGGCTATGAACCAGGAAAAGGATTAGGATCCTCTTTACAAGGAATTGTGAACCCCATTGCTCCATTTTCGAAGAAAGATACCTTTGGCTTGGGTTTTAATCCAACACCAGCTGACAGAGCCAAGTCCCGCAAAGAGAATGGTTGGAATCTATCCAAACCAATCCCTCACATTGCCTACTCTTTTATCAAGCCACAATTTGAAGaagtccaaaatccttctacTCAGGATGACATTGATGAAGTTTGCCAGGGTCTCAAGGAGATGTTCTATGAGATcaatatggttcaagttggggagGGCCCTAGCCATGCAAGTGTTCAGTTGATTG TTAGTCGAAGAGGCATTGAGTTAGATCACTCTAAGATAAAGACCATTCGAGAGCTGCCTTccccgaagaacaaaacagaagtcatGAGTTTACTCGGGAGGTTGAATAACATCAGCAGGTTTATCACGCAGCTTACAACCacatgtgagcctattttcaagttgttgaaaaagaacgcCGCTATCAAGTGGACAGATAAGTaccaagaagcttttgataagatcaaggaatatttgtcaaatcccCCTATTTTGGTCCCGCCGGAACCTGGTAGGCCTCTGTTTTTATATCTGTCAGTAATGGATAGTTcctttggttgtgttctgggtcAACATGATGCCACAGGCAAAAGGGaataa